The following are encoded together in the Pontibacter liquoris genome:
- the ccsA gene encoding cytochrome c biogenesis protein CcsA — MINTLIGDIGHTSVIVAFVAAIVSSLAYFMAARTKTEATGDTSWRNLARGAFYVHGVAVLMIVFSLFNIIYEHRYEYYYAWSHSSNHLPIHFMISCFWEGQEGSFLLWIFWHVVLGVTLMNVGKKRKEWEAPVMAVFSFVQLFLTSMILGIVIGDVKIGSSPFILMRDFMADAPVFKMDPNFLPQDGTGLNPLLQNYWMVIHPPTLFLGFAATLVPFAFAMAGLWKGKFTEWVKPTLPWAHFAAVSLGIGIVMGAYWAYETLNFGGYWNWDPVENAVYIPWLVLVGAIHTMVAFRRSKQGLRASFILVITSFLLVLYATFLTRSGILGNASVHSFTDLGLSGQLFTYLAAFVVLAVGMLVYNWKKIPATEKELTTYNGEFWIFIGAAVLCLASFQVLATTSIPVYNSFMGFIGIETNAALPADQIAHYTKFQLWAGMAVAILSGIGQLLWWRKVDKASFWDAITMPGMLTLLFSSLIIILSNKFAILPFKLDNPVYIALLVASLFSVFANLSIILGLIHKKVSLSGGAVSHIGIALMLIGILFSSGYSKIISQNNSGLLYSRELPEDINRDNVLLWRNQAVDMDKYSVSYRGKFFEVAGMPGYVNQEILFRTNDEYKAIARAQVKVNGKVYYNIGDTLDLESPENTYYELEYKNRETGKSFLLYPRAQVNPNMGLLASPDIKSFADRDLYTHVSSIAPEEKEWSAIKEYDIAMGDTIVLNDYIAVFHGVEMINKVPGVELKKGDVAVQADMQILGEAKSYHVHPLLIFKDGMAGYFPEEVADLGMRVTLLNIDPAKESFKIGVNTTQREWIILKAMEKPFVNILWIGTLIMALGFTMAIVRRSKDGVPVANAARPDKKRKAQVV; from the coding sequence ATGATAAATACGCTGATTGGGGACATTGGCCATACCAGTGTGATTGTAGCGTTTGTAGCTGCCATTGTATCCTCTCTTGCCTACTTTATGGCGGCGCGCACCAAAACGGAAGCCACCGGTGACACCAGCTGGCGCAACCTGGCACGCGGCGCTTTTTACGTACATGGCGTGGCCGTGCTGATGATTGTCTTCAGCTTGTTCAACATCATTTACGAGCACCGCTACGAATATTATTACGCCTGGAGCCACTCCTCCAACCACCTGCCCATCCACTTTATGATCTCCTGTTTCTGGGAAGGCCAGGAAGGCTCTTTCCTGCTGTGGATCTTCTGGCACGTGGTACTGGGCGTAACGCTGATGAACGTGGGCAAGAAGCGCAAAGAATGGGAAGCCCCCGTTATGGCCGTTTTCTCCTTCGTGCAGCTTTTCCTTACTTCCATGATCCTGGGCATTGTGATCGGTGACGTAAAGATCGGCTCCTCTCCTTTTATCCTGATGCGTGATTTTATGGCGGATGCCCCGGTGTTCAAGATGGACCCTAATTTCCTGCCGCAAGATGGTACCGGCCTGAACCCGCTGTTGCAGAACTACTGGATGGTGATTCACCCGCCTACGCTCTTTTTGGGCTTTGCCGCCACGCTGGTGCCTTTTGCCTTTGCTATGGCCGGCCTCTGGAAAGGCAAGTTTACCGAATGGGTTAAGCCAACGCTGCCCTGGGCACACTTTGCTGCCGTATCGCTGGGAATTGGCATTGTAATGGGCGCTTACTGGGCCTATGAAACGCTGAACTTTGGCGGTTACTGGAACTGGGACCCGGTAGAAAATGCGGTATACATTCCGTGGCTGGTGCTGGTAGGCGCTATCCATACGATGGTGGCGTTCCGCCGCAGCAAGCAGGGCCTGCGTGCCAGCTTTATACTTGTGATCACGTCGTTCCTGCTGGTGCTGTATGCTACTTTCCTTACCCGAAGCGGTATTTTAGGCAATGCGTCGGTACACTCTTTCACCGACCTGGGGCTTTCAGGCCAGCTGTTTACCTACCTGGCTGCTTTTGTAGTGCTGGCGGTTGGTATGCTGGTATATAACTGGAAAAAGATCCCGGCTACGGAAAAAGAGCTGACAACGTACAACGGCGAATTCTGGATATTTATCGGTGCCGCGGTGCTGTGCCTGGCCTCGTTCCAGGTGCTGGCCACTACGTCCATCCCAGTCTACAACTCCTTTATGGGCTTTATCGGCATCGAAACAAATGCCGCCCTCCCCGCCGACCAGATCGCCCACTATACCAAGTTCCAGTTATGGGCAGGTATGGCTGTGGCCATACTCTCGGGCATTGGCCAGTTGCTGTGGTGGCGCAAGGTAGATAAAGCCAGTTTCTGGGATGCCATTACCATGCCGGGCATGCTCACGCTGCTGTTCTCCAGTCTGATTATCATTCTGTCGAATAAGTTCGCTATACTGCCCTTTAAGCTGGACAATCCGGTATACATTGCCTTGCTGGTGGCGTCGCTCTTCTCGGTGTTTGCTAACCTGAGCATCATACTTGGCCTGATCCATAAAAAGGTTTCCTTATCGGGTGGTGCCGTGTCGCACATCGGTATTGCGCTGATGCTGATCGGTATCCTTTTCTCGTCAGGTTATTCCAAGATCATCTCGCAGAACAACTCCGGGCTGCTTTACTCCCGCGAGCTGCCGGAAGACATTAACCGCGACAACGTGCTCTTGTGGCGCAACCAGGCCGTAGACATGGACAAGTATAGCGTGAGCTACCGTGGCAAGTTCTTTGAAGTGGCTGGCATGCCGGGCTATGTGAACCAGGAGATCCTGTTCCGCACCAACGACGAGTACAAAGCCATTGCCCGCGCCCAGGTGAAAGTAAACGGCAAAGTATACTATAACATCGGCGACACGCTGGACCTTGAATCGCCGGAGAACACGTATTACGAGCTTGAGTACAAAAACCGCGAGACCGGCAAAAGCTTCTTGCTCTACCCGCGTGCACAAGTAAACCCTAACATGGGGCTGCTGGCCTCACCCGACATCAAGAGCTTTGCAGACCGCGACCTTTACACGCACGTATCCTCTATTGCACCAGAAGAAAAAGAGTGGAGCGCCATAAAGGAGTATGATATTGCCATGGGCGATACCATTGTGCTGAACGACTACATTGCCGTTTTCCATGGCGTGGAGATGATCAACAAGGTGCCGGGCGTAGAACTGAAGAAGGGCGACGTGGCCGTGCAGGCCGACATGCAGATATTGGGCGAAGCCAAGAGCTACCACGTGCATCCGCTGCTGATCTTTAAAGATGGCATGGCCGGTTATTTCCCCGAAGAGGTTGCTGACCTGGGCATGCGCGTCACGCTGCTCAACATTGACCCTGCCAAGGAAAGCTTTAAGATTGGCGTGAACACCACCCAGCGCGAGTGGATCATCCTTAAAGCCATGGAAAAACCATTCGTGAACATTCTCTGGATCGGTACCCTGATCATGGCGCTCGGCTTTACCATGGCCATTGTGCGGCGCAGCAAGGACGGCGTTCCGGTGGCCAATGCCGCCCGCCCCGACAAAAAGCGGAAAGCACAGGTTGTGTAA
- a CDS encoding glycosyltransferase, with protein sequence MNIFVIPSWYPSEDYPISGNFIPEQLWALSRSYPDLNIGVSLWGQKDKACLLWANEPLQSIAKIIRAARTPVTIKKANNFREYVKPAFTWSRKILNGNKRNILRANLYNLRAFERDYGPVDLIHAHCEDPAGYFAMKLAHRVQKPYCITEHMGPFPSCYTTNKHGKLTDEHLLPYTLASPNIAVSPFLSAEMERHNIRTVVVPNFIDENIFKPHSKSRQPGQTFTFFTLADIRTLKGIDHLLYAIKLLADDVPAMAFRIGGDGPQLKQYKALALQLGLTEKVTWLGEISREKAVEEFQNCDAFVLPSLYESMGIVYIEALACGKPIIATRCGGPESTVTLQNGLLVAKNNPEELAQAIRQLALNYNSYDSKVIRQDFLNRFSATAVLPRLVELYQHIIENHKAKP encoded by the coding sequence ATGAATATTTTTGTCATCCCTTCCTGGTATCCGTCAGAAGACTATCCGATCAGCGGCAACTTTATTCCGGAGCAACTATGGGCCCTGTCACGATCTTATCCGGACCTAAACATAGGCGTAAGCCTTTGGGGGCAAAAAGACAAAGCCTGTCTTTTGTGGGCAAATGAACCGCTGCAAAGTATAGCCAAGATAATTCGCGCAGCCAGAACGCCCGTTACAATAAAGAAAGCAAACAACTTCAGAGAGTATGTGAAGCCCGCATTTACGTGGAGCAGAAAAATACTGAATGGAAATAAACGTAACATTCTCCGGGCTAATCTTTATAATCTCCGGGCATTTGAACGTGACTATGGGCCGGTGGACCTGATTCATGCGCATTGTGAAGATCCGGCAGGGTATTTTGCCATGAAGTTAGCGCACAGGGTGCAAAAACCTTACTGTATTACAGAACATATGGGCCCTTTCCCAAGCTGTTATACGACCAACAAGCACGGCAAACTGACGGATGAGCATCTGCTGCCTTATACTTTGGCAAGCCCCAACATAGCTGTCAGTCCTTTCTTATCTGCTGAAATGGAACGCCACAACATTCGGACAGTGGTGGTGCCGAACTTTATTGATGAAAACATTTTTAAGCCTCACAGCAAATCCAGGCAGCCGGGTCAAACATTCACCTTTTTCACCCTGGCTGATATTCGTACCTTAAAAGGGATCGATCACCTGCTTTATGCCATAAAGCTTTTAGCCGATGACGTGCCAGCTATGGCGTTCCGGATAGGAGGAGACGGGCCGCAGCTGAAACAATACAAAGCGCTTGCCCTACAGCTCGGCCTAACAGAAAAAGTAACTTGGCTGGGAGAAATTTCCAGAGAAAAAGCGGTGGAAGAATTTCAGAACTGCGATGCCTTTGTGCTTCCCAGCCTCTACGAATCCATGGGTATTGTTTACATCGAAGCCCTGGCCTGCGGCAAACCCATTATTGCCACGAGATGTGGCGGTCCGGAAAGCACCGTTACGCTACAGAATGGGCTGCTAGTGGCAAAAAACAATCCCGAAGAGCTCGCACAGGCTATACGGCAATTGGCTCTTAATTATAATAGCTACGACAGTAAAGTGATCCGCCAGGACTTTCTCAACCGCTTCTCTGCAACAGCAGTGCTGCCCCGGCTGGTAGAGCTTTACCAGCACATCATCGAAAACCACAAGGCAAAACCATGA
- a CDS encoding Rossmann-like and DUF2520 domain-containing protein: protein MKIAFIGAGNVAWHLAQALAAAGHQVVAVCSRQAESSQALAQVLPETKSVASLTELASMAQDVILVAVPDAAIAAVAGQLQVQPGTLVAHTSGSQPLAILESISGARTGVFYPLQTFSKAKAIDLKEVPLLVEGQDEQTVQALVQLAQSISNQVQQVTSQTRKQLHLAAVFACNFTNHLLGISRELLQEASLPWPLLQPLIHETIAKALQHPPFEVQTGPAIRHDDNVLAEHLRMLDAHPGYQELYRQLTQSIQATKR, encoded by the coding sequence ATGAAAATAGCGTTTATCGGAGCTGGCAACGTGGCCTGGCATTTGGCGCAGGCGCTTGCCGCAGCAGGCCACCAGGTAGTGGCCGTTTGTAGCCGGCAGGCAGAATCAAGCCAGGCACTAGCGCAGGTGCTTCCAGAAACCAAATCAGTAGCCTCGCTAACCGAACTGGCTAGTATGGCCCAGGATGTTATACTGGTAGCGGTGCCCGATGCGGCCATTGCCGCTGTGGCCGGGCAGCTGCAGGTGCAGCCGGGCACGCTGGTAGCCCATACGTCGGGCTCACAGCCGCTGGCGATACTGGAAAGTATAAGCGGCGCCCGCACCGGTGTTTTTTACCCGCTGCAGACCTTTTCCAAAGCCAAAGCGATTGACCTGAAAGAAGTACCGCTGTTGGTAGAGGGGCAGGACGAGCAGACCGTACAAGCGCTGGTGCAACTGGCGCAAAGTATAAGCAATCAGGTGCAGCAGGTTACCTCCCAAACAAGAAAGCAACTGCACCTGGCAGCGGTGTTTGCCTGTAATTTTACCAACCACCTGCTGGGCATTAGCCGGGAGCTGTTGCAGGAAGCCAGCCTTCCGTGGCCCCTGTTGCAGCCGCTTATCCACGAAACCATAGCCAAGGCCCTGCAGCACCCGCCCTTTGAGGTACAGACCGGCCCCGCCATTCGCCACGATGACAATGTACTGGCCGAGCACCTCCGGATGCTGGACGCACACCCAGGCTACCAGGAGCTATACCGGCAGCTTACCCAAAGCATACAGGCTACAAAAAGATAA